In Bactrocera neohumeralis isolate Rockhampton chromosome 5, APGP_CSIRO_Bneo_wtdbg2-racon-allhic-juicebox.fasta_v2, whole genome shotgun sequence, the genomic window gatgttatgtgatttgaagTCCAGGCGGTAAATTCACAGGAATctagctgccagttggctatataagtaaagcaggcaggGCGCCTGGCCACTGCTTAGGTGAAGTCCACGCGGTAAAGTCGCAGGAATctagctgccagttggctatataagtaaaacaggcacagtgcctggccagtgcttaggtgacactcgcgccgtgatgttatgtaaTTTGAAGTCCACGTGGTAAATTCACAGGAAGCTAGCTGCCAGTTGGATTTTGTTAAAAAGCAATCAACTTAGGGAAATAACGGTGTGTTATACAAACTGTCAAAGTGAAACaatttaacaaacaaacaaaaagtgaaaaacttaaaaaaatatcaagttAATATGTGAAAATGGCAGAAAGTAGTATTAGGAGATTAATGTGGAGTGAAGCTGCCGAAGCCGATctaatgatatcaataaaaatgacACATCTTCCATTTGGAACAGCtgttttataaatgtgtgtgaGAATAGTCTAGATTACTGAATAGATTAAATGTTAGCAATCCAAATCGTTGGCAGGAACATGATATAACTTATCAGCCAAAGCAAATGTTTGTAAAGTGAACCAAAAGTTGTAAGTGAATCAGCCATAAGAATTGCGAGCATACAGAGCTGCCAACAGTTAAGAGGCACATAAATAATagtgatttattttttagaataaaaacgaaaatattgtcAAGTAAGAAAAATGCACggaatttagttaattttttattttagtaatttgtCATTTAGATGATTTaaactaacttttttataatattaattctGAACGAACAACATGCCTAATGGGAAAACTATGCAACTCTAAAACAGCTGTTTCGATTGACATATGTTACACCTTTTATTTTTGGTAGCCTAGAAATGTCTATGCGGTAAATAATTGTGCACAAATTTACGCAACAAATATAAGTAGGCGAGTGGAgttgtgtttttaataattatcatTTTAAGCAAATGGCCACAGCAACAAAATTAGGCAAAGGCCTGCAAAAACTATTCGTGGGAAATCTACCGTGGACGGTAAATCTTACAATATATATACTGGATGCtagttaaaacaattttcatctGATTTTAGGTGGGTCATCAGGAATTGCGTTCATATTTCAAGGCATTCGGTCGTGTAATATCCGCCAACGTGATTTTCGATAAGAAAACAGGCTGTTCACGTGGATACGGTTTCGTTGTGTTCAATGATATCACACCAATAGAGAAAATTGAAAGTGAACAAAAACACGTGCTTGAGGGCAATTATTTAAACattcaaaaatcttaaaatataaatcTCAATTTAAAGCATTATACATACTGTATGTAGTATACGGATCCCGAAGTCTTAAAAGAATAAACACAGGATAAAAAACTAGTTTTCCATAATGTCGACATCCGACTTTTCTGACAGTGACATTGACACCGAACCTATTGACGAAATATTTTCGGAAGCAGCAgaacatttacaaaaaattcacAACACACTCGAGTCCACAGACCTTTTAGAAATCTATGGTTTATACAAGCAAGCAACTTGTGGTCGATGTAACACGCCAAAGCCGAGCGTATTTAATATGCAAAGTAGGAGCAAATGGTGCGCATGGAATGATTTGGCTGATATGTCTTGCAcagaagcaaaaaaattatatattacaaAAGTTAAAGCGGTTGACAGTAATTGGATACCAAATTACGAAAGCACCAGCAAACGCAAAACTCCATCTAGTTGGGTAGTACATTCCATTCCACAAAAACATGAAGAAATCGATCAAAAAGAGGAACACGAAAAAAATGCCTTTGActatattaaagaattaaatttcattcaactGCAAAAATCATTAACGGTAGAAATTATGGATCACCTTGACGAAAATGGAATGGGTCTTATACATTGGGCCACTGACCGTAATGCTGTcgaaatactaaaatatttaatagataATGGCGTCGATGTCAACCTACGCGATTCAGAGCAACAGACAGCTTTGCATTATGCTGCCAGTTGCGGTCATGTCGACTGTATTCGTATACTACTAGATGCTAATGCGGATCCAGCTATTAAAGACGCAGACGGACAATCGAGTCTCGATGTGGCCGATAATAATGATATTTACGAATTACTTAAAACCTGATTGAgatccatataaattacatatacatattattttcttaccTGTAACTTTCGTTAATAAAGGTTTAaactatttatattaaaattataatgaacTTCGGTATGAtctgtttaaataaattttctctatttatcaataaaaaagatatttcgaTTTGAAATTGACTTAAAACTGAACgaaataaaagatatttttatatatgtatgtatgtgacacCATGGTGTAACATAAATCTATCTGGTGATGGTGatgttattttataaaacaaacgAATTTTAAATGCTAACGTTGTCCccaaaataaacttaaattaaaacgTACTTTTGAACCCTTAATACACCaacaataatattgaaatacttgatttagaattaattttttttaataaattctatatttgaaatacaattttttaaattttacttccaCAACTTTTTAATCGACATATTCTTTTCCGAATCCTTTTGCATTACTTTCGCAACGGCCATTTCAAAGTCTTCTTGTGTGACATGTACACGCCGTTCACGTAAGGCGTACATACCCGCTTCTGTACAGACACCTTTCACTTCAGCACCCGATGCTCCTGGCATTAATTCAGCTATTTTGCGTAAATTTATGCCTCTGGTTAAGTTCATTTTTCTAgaatgaattttcaaaatatccaaACGTGCTTCCTCGTTTGGTGGAGGAAATTCAATCTTACGAT contains:
- the LOC126759904 gene encoding heterogeneous nuclear ribonucleoprotein A/B, encoding MATATKLGKGLQKLFVGNLPWTVGHQELRSYFKAFGRVISANVIFDKKTGCSRGYGFVVFNDITPIEKIESEQKHVLEGNYLNIQKS
- the LOC126759902 gene encoding acyl-CoA-binding domain-containing protein 6, whose protein sequence is MSTSDFSDSDIDTEPIDEIFSEAAEHLQKIHNTLESTDLLEIYGLYKQATCGRCNTPKPSVFNMQSRSKWCAWNDLADMSCTEAKKLYITKVKAVDSNWIPNYESTSKRKTPSSWVVHSIPQKHEEIDQKEEHEKNAFDYIKELNFIQLQKSLTVEIMDHLDENGMGLIHWATDRNAVEILKYLIDNGVDVNLRDSEQQTALHYAASCGHVDCIRILLDANADPAIKDADGQSSLDVADNNDIYELLKT